A genomic region of Mycobacterium sp. Aquia_213 contains the following coding sequences:
- a CDS encoding PaaI family thioesterase gives MVAVEHQKHPGGGFNPPVPTTQGGPDYGRFIDAVRKLQDHARAVDAPDEVISEAADTLEKLSALLSPYDADEWASPSGRRMDLPVRGNILTVPLSSRKTEDGRIEGTARFGRFHLGRNGAVHGGSLGMLFDTVLGLTASVLTGSPRQRTAYLKINYRNIVPIEKELQFDAGIDQADGRKIFVSGRLTDGDTLLAEADALFVKLKPGQP, from the coding sequence CTGGTGGCCGTCGAGCATCAGAAACACCCCGGCGGGGGATTCAATCCACCCGTACCGACGACTCAGGGCGGGCCCGACTACGGCCGGTTCATCGACGCCGTGCGCAAGTTGCAAGACCACGCGCGTGCCGTCGACGCGCCCGACGAGGTCATCAGCGAGGCCGCGGACACACTGGAGAAGCTGTCCGCGCTGCTGAGCCCGTACGACGCCGACGAATGGGCGTCGCCGTCGGGCCGGCGGATGGACCTGCCGGTGCGCGGCAATATCCTCACCGTGCCGTTGTCGTCCCGCAAGACCGAGGACGGGCGTATCGAGGGCACGGCCCGCTTCGGGCGGTTTCACCTGGGCCGCAACGGCGCCGTGCACGGCGGGTCGCTGGGCATGCTGTTCGACACCGTGCTCGGCCTGACCGCGTCGGTGCTCACCGGCAGCCCCCGTCAGCGCACCGCTTACCTGAAGATCAACTACCGCAATATCGTGCCGATCGAAAAAGAGCTGCAGTTCGACGCCGGCATCGACCAGGCCGACGGCCGCAAAATCTTTGTGTCGGGCAGGTTGACCGACGGCGACACGCTGCTGGCCGAAGCCGATGCGTTGTTCGTGAAACTCAAACCCGGCCAGCCCTAG